Proteins from a genomic interval of Pelagicoccus enzymogenes:
- a CDS encoding Hsp70 family protein, translating to MEKKFVLGIDLGTSNSAVTLCDLESGESRVVEVTQILAPNQVGERKSLPSAVYLPSESEFSAEAISLPWESSDRNQIVGTFAREHGAQVPDRLVTSAKSWLSNPHVDPQSPVLPWNSEIGEQKLSAVEASRRYLEHLKNGVLYAERLEGREWNLGEGQVVLTVPASFDEVARKLTSDAAAAAGLPEPILLEEPQAAFYAWTDKVGNEWRKQVQAGDVILVCDVGGGTADFSLIAVSEEQGNLAVERIAVGEHILLGGDNMDLALAYALQAQLEDEGTEIDDWQFLALVHGASQAKAKLFEDGSLTELPISVPSRGSSLFAGTVSTTLTRETLNAVVVDGFFALSGPTEMPEEDGGAALQEFGLPYAADAVVSKHLARFLARSLQNVKGSESLSALIANPEQALAGELLKPTAVLFNGGVFKADSIRARVMELLASWCEVAPRELQGFQPDLAVAKGAASYGRNRVTGQGIRIRAGTARSYYLGLESSRPAVPGFKPPIKAVCVVPQGMEEGTSHTLEGRTFGLVTGKPAVFRFFASEIRGGDQPGDLVNKADKVLEETSKLEITLPPMEAFPEGQPIPVFLNSVVTELGSLELWMQHVDSDRKWKVEFQVRMD from the coding sequence ATCGATCTGGGCACCAGCAACAGCGCGGTGACCCTGTGCGATCTGGAGAGCGGCGAGAGCCGCGTGGTAGAGGTGACGCAAATCTTGGCGCCAAACCAAGTCGGGGAACGCAAGTCGCTTCCTTCGGCGGTCTATTTGCCGAGCGAAAGCGAATTTTCCGCAGAGGCGATTTCGCTGCCTTGGGAGTCTTCGGATCGTAACCAAATTGTGGGTACCTTCGCTCGAGAACATGGAGCTCAGGTGCCGGATCGTTTGGTGACTTCGGCGAAGTCGTGGCTGTCCAATCCGCACGTGGATCCGCAATCGCCGGTGCTGCCATGGAATTCGGAAATCGGCGAGCAAAAGCTGTCGGCAGTCGAGGCTTCGCGCCGCTACCTCGAGCACTTGAAAAACGGCGTGCTTTACGCGGAGCGATTGGAAGGACGAGAGTGGAACTTAGGGGAAGGGCAAGTCGTGCTGACTGTACCTGCTTCCTTTGACGAGGTCGCTCGCAAGCTCACTTCTGACGCGGCCGCTGCGGCAGGTTTGCCTGAGCCGATTCTGTTGGAAGAGCCGCAAGCGGCCTTCTACGCCTGGACCGATAAGGTGGGCAACGAGTGGCGCAAGCAGGTTCAGGCCGGCGATGTGATTCTCGTGTGCGACGTAGGTGGCGGTACGGCAGACTTTAGCTTGATCGCGGTGAGCGAAGAGCAGGGTAACCTTGCGGTGGAACGTATCGCGGTCGGTGAGCATATCCTGCTGGGCGGCGACAACATGGACTTAGCTCTCGCCTATGCCTTGCAAGCCCAGCTCGAGGACGAAGGCACTGAGATCGATGATTGGCAGTTTCTTGCTCTGGTGCACGGAGCGAGCCAAGCCAAGGCGAAGCTCTTTGAGGATGGCAGCTTGACGGAGCTTCCGATTTCGGTGCCGTCTCGCGGATCGAGCCTCTTCGCAGGGACTGTATCCACTACGCTGACACGCGAGACCTTGAATGCTGTCGTGGTCGATGGCTTCTTTGCTCTAAGCGGTCCTACCGAAATGCCCGAGGAAGACGGAGGCGCAGCCCTGCAGGAATTTGGTCTGCCCTATGCGGCGGACGCGGTGGTAAGCAAGCACTTGGCCCGCTTTCTCGCTCGCAGCCTGCAGAACGTGAAAGGGAGCGAAAGCTTGTCGGCATTGATTGCCAATCCGGAGCAGGCCTTGGCGGGAGAGTTGCTCAAACCGACTGCGGTCTTGTTCAATGGAGGGGTTTTCAAGGCAGACTCGATTCGTGCCCGCGTGATGGAACTATTGGCCTCTTGGTGCGAAGTCGCCCCGCGTGAGCTGCAAGGCTTTCAGCCTGATCTGGCGGTGGCCAAGGGGGCGGCAAGTTATGGCCGCAATCGCGTGACCGGTCAGGGAATTCGGATACGGGCGGGCACGGCGCGTTCGTATTACTTGGGACTAGAATCTTCGCGTCCAGCGGTACCCGGCTTCAAGCCACCCATCAAGGCGGTTTGTGTTGTTCCGCAGGGCATGGAAGAGGGGACCTCCCATACGCTGGAAGGGCGGACGTTCGGTTTGGTTACGGGTAAGCCAGCGGTTTTCCGTTTCTTCGCGTCGGAGATCCGTGGAGGCGATCAGCCGGGAGACCTGGTGAACAAGGCGGACAAGGTCTTGGAGGAAACGAGCAAGCTGGAAATCACGCTTCCCCCGATGGAAGCGTTTCCGGAAGGCCAACCGATTCCCGTTTTCTTGAACTCGGTGGTTACGGAGTTGGGAAGCTTGGAGCTTTGGATGCAGCACGTGGACTCCGATCGAAAGTGGAAAGTGGAATTCCAAGTCCGCATGGACTGA